The Rhododendron vialii isolate Sample 1 chromosome 6a, ASM3025357v1 genome includes a window with the following:
- the LOC131329968 gene encoding uncharacterized protein LOC131329968 codes for MTVPEYEARFAKLSKYAPDLVSTEEKRCQRFRKGLLPKVATRLTTYEQEEYARLVEMARMVGKDIQDYNESRESYKKNKTEGAAFGKSGGGNNKGGGQKSQVTKTQDFGKSQGVPRGGGKGSRDKRLIGRQ; via the coding sequence ATGACTGTTCCAGAGTATGAAGCAAGGTTTGCAAAATTGTCAAAATATGCTCCAGACTTGGTGAGCACGGAAGAAAAAAGATGTCAGCGGTTCCGAAAAGGACTTTTACCGAAGGTAGCTACAAGGTTGACTACCTACGAGCAAGAGGAATATGCTCGGTTAGTGGAAATGGCCAGGATGGTTGGAAAGGATATTCAGGACTACAACGAAAGCCGGGAGtcatacaagaaaaataagacGGAAGGTGCGGCATTTGGTAAATCCGGAGGCGGTAATAACAAGGGTGGGGGTCAAAAATCTCAAGTTACCAAAACTCAAGATTTTGGAAAATCACAAGGGGTTCCACGGGGTGGTGGAAAGGGAAGTCGGGACAAGAGACTAATAGGCAGACAATGA
- the LOC131329938 gene encoding rust resistance kinase Lr10-like — protein sequence MKELHSSGSSTTNNKMLIFLLLLFFFLSPTGGGAGAHDRDHEDECKPAMCGDKGPEIRFPFWLKDHQPERCGYGPGFALTCSPTNNSETLVDLPFFFKVVVQNISYRSQVLTYQFSGCFNLSLIFNTSSPFLQISHSNLCEYYIFSCPSFLDPYYDYYKYASLTCLSSRGHHLYLMVSDSIRQNLLNCTKMHTIPAVPCIDIQSLAYPGNLASWWWNVPVECWKCEEEGKYCRRSSSNNSEKHETECFNPKPPTTRGEAKAPLVTGLIPLGIFLLVVFAIATYFTHRSIILKKEDQVKVERFLENYRVLKPTRYTYAEIKKITHNLKEKLGQGGFGTVYKGELSNDVPIAAKILNNFTGNGDDFINEVGTIGTIHHVNVVRLVGYCADGYKKALVYEYLPNDSLEKFISTDHKKASLGWEKLQDIGIGIAKGIEYLHQGCDQRILHFDIKPHNILLDKNFIPKISDFGLAKLCSKEQSVVSMTAARGTVGYIAPEVFSRNFGNVSHKSDVYSFGMLLLEMVGGRKKNIDVRAEENSDEVYFPEWIYNCLNREEVNNNEVEEGGDAKIVKKITIVGLWCIQWYPGDRPSMKAVVQMLEGDGKTLAMPPNPFSTTSQSITRGNMGGRHFSSVLEIISESD from the exons ATGAAAGAACTCCACAGCAGTGGATCATCAACAACTAATAACAAAATGTTGATCTTCCTCTTgctcttattcttcttcttgtcgCCTACAGGGGGTGGAGCTGGAGCACATGATCGCGATCACGAAGATGAGTGCAAGCCTGCAATGTGTGGAGACAAGGGCCCCGAAATCCGGTTCCCGTTCTGGCTAAAGGATCATCAACCAGAACGTTGTGGCTATGGGCCTGGCTTTGCTCTAACCTGCTCTCCTACCAACAATAGCGAAACCCTGGTTGATCTCCCATTCTTTTTCAAGGTAGTGGTCCAAAACATCAGTTACCGTTCTCAGGTGTTGACATACCAGTTCTCCGGTTGTTTTAACCTAAGCTTAATATTCAACACCTCCTCTCCCTTCCTACAAATATCCCATTCAAATCTCTGTGAATACTACATATTCAGTTGTCCCTCCTTTTTAGATCCATATTATGATTATTACAAATATGCATCACTTACATGCCTTAGCAGTCGAGGACACCATCTCTACTTGATGGTTTCGGATTCTATCAGGCAAAACCTTTTGAATTGCACAAAGATGCATACCATTCCAGCAGTTCCATGTATAGACATACAATCCCTTGCGTATCCTGGCAACTTGGCCAGTTGGTGGTGGAACGTACCAGTAGAGTGTTGGAAATGTGAAGAAGAAGGCAAGTATTGCAGACGGAGTAGTAGCAACAACAGCGAGAAGCATGAAACCGAATGCTTTAACCCTAAGCCACCGACAACAAGAG GTGAAGCGAAAGCCCCACTTGTTACAG GACTGATCCCACTTGgcatttttcttcttgttgtatTTGCCATAGCTACATATTTTACCCATAGATCCATCATTTTAAAGAAAGAGGATCAAGTAAAGGTTGAAAGATTTTTAGAGAATTACAGAGTTCTCAAGCCTACAAGGTACACATATGCTGAGATAAAGAAAATCACTCAtaatttgaaggaaaaactcGGCCAAGGAGGTTTTGGAACAGTTTACAAGGGAGAGCTTTCCAATGATGTTCCTATCGCAGCCAAGATCCTCAACAACTTCACTGGTAATGGCGATGACTTCATCAACGAAGTGGGAACAATAGGTACGATCCACCACGTCAATGTGGTTCGCTTGGTCGGATATTGTGCTGATGGGTATAAAAAAGCTCTTGTTTACGAGTATTTGCCGAATGATTCTCTAGAGAAGTTCATATCAACGGATCATAAAAAAGCTTCACTTGGTTGGGAGAAGCTCCAAGATATTGGTATAGGCATAGCCAAAGGAATTGAATATCTTCATCAAGGGTGTGATCAAAGAATCCTTCATTTCGATATTAAGCCTCATAACATCTTGTTAGACAAaaatttcattccaaaaatcTCTGATTTTGGGCTAGCCAAGTTGTGCTCGAAAGAACAAAGCGTTGTATCCATGACAGCTGCTAGGGGAACCGTGGGTTATATTGCACCGGAGGTGTTCTCTAGGAACTTCGGCAATGTGTCACACAAGTCAGATGTCTATAGTTTTGGAATGTTGTTGCTTGAAATGGTTGGAGGGAGGAAGAAGAACATTGATGTTCGTGCAGAAGAAAATAGCGATGAAGTTTACTTTCCTGAATGGATTTATAATTGTTTAAATCGCGAAGAAGTAAATAACAATGAAGTTGAGGAAGGTGGAGATGCCAAGATTGTTAAGAAGATAACAATTGTAGGACTTTGGTGCATTCAGTGGTACCCAGGAGACCGACCCTCAATGAAAGCTGTGGTTCAAATGCTCGAGGGAGATGGAAAGACTTTGGCCATGCCCCCAAATCCCTTTTCTACCACCAGTCAGTCAATTACAAGGGGAAACATGGGCGGAAGGCATTTTAGCAGTGTGTTAGAGATCATTTCTGAATCCGATTGA
- the LOC131329934 gene encoding LEAF RUST 10 DISEASE-RESISTANCE LOCUS RECEPTOR-LIKE PROTEIN KINASE-like 2.5, with the protein MSSRRLLSDVYKTHILLLLLALFLGNCYAQTSPNCVPSCGNIHISHPFRVKGDPKECGNKKYELECDHNRPVLYLNSSAKYYVHAINYNNYTIRLVDVGLKQGSCSSLPLHSLSDLNFTNADQYALKFPYGAVSYSSAAFNFYIDHLIPWDVAVALWVDCEKPVKSRFYSESNTSASSCIDKATSSSSLSSGEKRRYSYFLFGSLLLSDVADQCKIDEIRITTLWLPADKSQANISYSDFHSKLEYGFEVSWLSSACEQCEGLGNHFCYMGSNYSVNCYKFCDYGPAKNRTFQCRLEIFYNEYFIPGYKVRGFDVTGWIILGRTSCGMLCLWAFLIYKFRRRHLSMFDTVEDFLQGQNNLMPIRYSYSEIKKMSRDFKDKLGEGGYGSVYKGKLRSGYVAAIKILGKPKSNGQEFINEVATIGRIHHVNVVRLIGFCATRSKRALVYEYMPNGSLEKYLFSQEGNISLSCKQMYDISVGVARGIEYLHQGCDMQILHFDIKPHNILLDENFNPKVSDFGLAKLYSTDNSMVSFTAARGTVGYMAPELFYKNIGRVSYKADVYSYGMLLMEMAGRRRNLNAFADQTSQIYFPSWIYDQFKAGKEIEMGEATEEEREMVRKMVITALWCIQMRPSDRPSMNKVLEMLEGNVEALEMPPKPFLTPQEMPIEDQ; encoded by the exons ATGTCGAGCAGAAGGCTTCTCTCCGATGTCTACAAAAcccatattcttcttcttcttcttgcccTGTTTTTGGGCAACTGCTATGCTCAAACAAGTCCCAATTGTGTCCCCTCTTGTGGAAATATCCACATCAGTCACCCATTTCGAGTGAAAGGAGACCCAAAGGAGTGCGGAAACAAGAAATACGAACTGGAATGTGACCACAATCGTCCTGTACTGTACTTGAATTCCTCTGCAAAATACTACGTCCACGCCATCAACTACAACAACTACACAATCCGACTAGTCGATGTTGGCTTAAAACAGGGAAGTTGCTCATCCCTCCCTCTTCATTCTTTATCAGATCTCAACTTCACTAATGCTGACCAATATGCATTAAAGTTCCCTTACGGAGCTGTCAGTTATTCTTCCGCGGCTTTTAATTTTTACATTGATCATCTAATCCCATGGGATGTGGCCGTGGCACTCTGGGTAGATTGTGAAAAGCCAGTAAAATCTCGATTCTACTCCGAAAGTAATACTAGTGCTTCTAGTTGTATTGATAAagcaacttcttcttcttcactctCTTCCGGAGAAAAGAGACGCTATTCTTACTTTTTGTTCGGAAGCTTACTACTTTCGGACGTGGCAGATCAGTGCAAAATAGATGAGATACGTATAACAACGTTGTGGTTGCCAGCTGATAAAAGCCAAGCAAACATTTCCTACTCGGATTTCCACAGTAAATTGGAGTATGGGTTTGAGGTTTCCTGGCTGTCCTCTGCCTGTGAACAATGCGAAGGACTAGGAAATCACTTTTGTTACATGGGGTCTAATTACAGCGTCAATTGCTACAAATTCTGCGATTATGGGCCCGCCAAAAACAGGACCTTTCAAT GTCGCTTGGAGATTTTCTACAATG AATATTTCATTCCTGGATACAAAGTTCGTGGGTTCGATGTCACAG GATGGATCATTTTAGGAAGAACTTCATGTGGGATGTTATGCCTATGGGcatttttaatatataagttTAGAAGAAGACATTTATCAATGTTCGATACCGTTGAAGACTTTCTACAAGGTCAAAACAACCTGATGCCGATTAGGTACTCGTATTCCGAAATAAAGAAGATGAGCAGAGATTTCAAGGACAAGTTGGGGGAAGGAGGCTATGGTTCCGTATACAAAGGAAAGCTCCGAAGCGGTTATGTCGCGGCAATAAAGATTTTAGGAAAGCCCAAATCCAATGGCCAAGAATTCATCAATGAAGTTGCTACCATTGGAAGGATTCATCATGTCAATGTGGTCCGACTAATCGGATTTTGTGCTACGAGATCTAAACGAGCTCTTGTTTACGAATATATGCCTAATGGTTCTCTtgagaaatacttattttctcaAGAAGGAAACATCTCCTTGAGTTGCAAGCAAATGTATGACATTTCCGTTGGAGTGGCACGTGGGATCGAATATTTGCACCAGGGTTGTGACATGCAAATCTTACATTTTGACATCAAGCCTCACAACATTCTTTTAGATGAGAATTTCAATCCAAAAGTGTCAGACTTTGGGCTTGCGAAACTATATTCAACAGATAATAGCATGGTGTCTTTTACTGCAGCAAGAGGAACAGTGGGCTACATGGCTCCAGAGTTGTTCTACAAAAATATTGGACGTGTTTCGTACAAAGCTGATGTTTATAGTTATGGAATGTTGTTGATGGAAATGGCAGGTAGAAGGAGGAACTTGAATGCATTTGCCGATCAGACAAGCCAAATTTACTTTCCTTCATGGATTTATGACCAATTCAAAGCAGGAAAGGAAATCGAAATGGGAGAAGCCACGGAGGAGGAAAGGGAGATGGTGAGGAAGATGGTTATAACGGCACTATGGTGCATCCAAATGAGGCCTAGCGATCGTCCTTCGATGAACAAAGTTCTAGAGATGCTTGAAGGAAACGTTGAAGCTCTTGAAATGCCTCCCAAGCCTTTCTTAACTCCTCAAGAGATGCCAATTGAAGATCAATGA